A region of Micromonospora sp. WMMD882 DNA encodes the following proteins:
- a CDS encoding 4Fe-4S dicluster domain-containing protein: MPDRNSFSGPLDPAPDAGWVDAEPRVGFFTDTSVCIGCKACEVACKEWNGVPDSGFDLLGMSYDNTGALTANSWRHVAFVEQPRPAGPGPATFAGEPTGGPQPLGMPGSQPPGRSTGVEQRSDFRWLMMSDVCKHCTHAACLDVCPTGSLFRTEFGSVVVQEDICNGCGYCISACPYGVIDQRAGDGRAWKCTLCYDRLGAGLTPACAQACPTESIQFGPLDQLRERAAERVAALHERGVPQARLYGHDPADGVGGDGAFFLLLDEPEVYGLPPDPVVATRDLPRMWRRAGWAAAAMAAAVVAAFVGGGS; this comes from the coding sequence ATGCCTGACCGCAACAGTTTCTCCGGGCCGCTGGATCCGGCGCCGGACGCGGGATGGGTCGACGCCGAGCCCCGGGTGGGGTTCTTCACCGACACGAGCGTCTGCATCGGCTGCAAGGCGTGCGAGGTGGCCTGCAAGGAGTGGAACGGGGTGCCCGACTCCGGGTTCGACCTGCTCGGCATGTCGTACGACAACACGGGCGCGCTGACGGCCAACTCGTGGCGGCACGTGGCGTTCGTGGAGCAGCCGCGCCCGGCCGGTCCTGGTCCGGCGACGTTCGCCGGGGAGCCGACCGGCGGTCCGCAGCCGCTGGGCATGCCGGGCTCGCAGCCGCCGGGCCGCTCCACCGGCGTCGAGCAGCGCTCGGATTTCCGCTGGCTGATGATGTCGGACGTGTGCAAGCACTGCACGCACGCCGCGTGCCTGGACGTGTGCCCGACGGGCTCGTTGTTCCGTACCGAGTTCGGCTCGGTGGTGGTGCAGGAGGACATCTGCAACGGCTGCGGCTACTGCATCTCGGCGTGCCCGTACGGGGTGATCGACCAGCGGGCCGGTGACGGTCGGGCGTGGAAGTGCACGTTGTGCTACGACCGGCTGGGCGCGGGGCTGACGCCGGCGTGCGCGCAGGCCTGCCCGACGGAGTCGATCCAGTTCGGGCCGTTGGACCAGTTGCGGGAGCGGGCCGCCGAGCGGGTGGCTGCGCTGCACGAGCGGGGCGTGCCGCAGGCCCGCCTGTACGGGCACGACCCGGCGGACGGGGTGGGTGGCGACGGGGCGTTCTTCCTGCTGCTCGACGAGCCCGAGGTGTACGGGCTGCCACCGGATCCGGTGGTGGCCACCCGTGATCTGCCGCGGATGTGGCGGCGGGCGGGGTGGGCGGCGGCGGCGATGGCGGCCGCCGTGGTGGCGGCGTTCGTGGGTGGCGGGTCGTGA
- the selA gene encoding L-seryl-tRNA(Sec) selenium transferase yields the protein MSGGVADPRRRVPRTDVVLADPAVAAAVAEFGRPRVKAAVGVAQERARRGEVAPEAVAQAALAALAAPTPRVVLNATGVVLHTNLGRAALSASAVAALVAAAGHTDVELDLRTGRRARRGRDTLAVLAAAVPHAQAAHVVNNGAAALVLAATALAGGREIVVSRGELVEIGDGFRLPELLESTGARLREVGTTNRTTVADYAAAVGERTGFVLKVHPSNFVVSGFTSAAPVRDLAGLGAPVVVDIGSGLLAADPLLPAEPDAGSALRAGAALVTASGDKLLGGPQAGLLFGTADVVDRLRRHPLARALRVDKLTLAALAATVAGPVSPTWSALRADPVALRGRAQRLREDLVAAGHAAEVTPCVSVVGGGGAPGVELPSWAVALPQRYAQPLRLGEPAVLGRVARGRVLLDLRCVPAEADGRLREAVLRVGGARCG from the coding sequence ATGTCCGGTGGTGTGGCCGATCCTCGGCGTCGGGTGCCGCGTACGGACGTGGTGCTGGCCGATCCGGCGGTGGCCGCGGCGGTGGCCGAGTTCGGCCGGCCCCGGGTGAAGGCGGCCGTCGGCGTCGCCCAGGAGCGGGCCCGTCGTGGCGAGGTCGCCCCGGAGGCGGTGGCGCAGGCGGCCCTGGCGGCGTTGGCCGCGCCGACGCCGCGGGTGGTGCTGAACGCGACCGGCGTGGTGCTGCACACCAACCTGGGGCGGGCGGCGTTGTCGGCGTCGGCGGTGGCGGCGCTGGTGGCGGCGGCCGGGCACACGGACGTGGAGTTGGATCTGCGGACGGGCCGGCGGGCCCGCCGGGGGCGGGACACGCTGGCCGTGTTGGCGGCGGCGGTGCCGCACGCGCAGGCGGCGCACGTGGTCAACAACGGCGCGGCGGCGTTGGTGCTGGCGGCGACGGCGTTGGCCGGGGGCCGTGAGATCGTGGTCAGCCGGGGTGAGCTGGTCGAGATCGGCGACGGGTTCCGGTTGCCGGAGCTGCTGGAGAGCACCGGCGCGCGGCTGCGGGAGGTGGGCACGACCAACCGGACGACGGTGGCCGACTACGCGGCGGCGGTGGGGGAGCGCACCGGGTTCGTGTTGAAGGTGCATCCGTCGAACTTCGTGGTGTCGGGTTTCACCTCGGCGGCGCCGGTGCGGGACCTGGCCGGGTTGGGCGCGCCGGTGGTGGTGGACATCGGTTCGGGTCTGCTGGCGGCGGATCCGTTGCTGCCGGCGGAGCCGGACGCGGGCAGCGCGCTGCGGGCCGGGGCGGCGTTGGTGACGGCCAGCGGTGACAAGTTGCTCGGTGGGCCGCAGGCGGGTCTGCTGTTCGGTACGGCGGACGTGGTGGACCGGCTGCGACGGCATCCGTTGGCGCGGGCGTTGCGGGTGGACAAGTTGACCCTGGCGGCGTTGGCGGCGACGGTGGCCGGTCCGGTGTCGCCGACATGGTCGGCGTTGCGGGCGGATCCGGTGGCGTTGCGGGGGCGGGCGCAGCGGCTGCGGGAGGATCTGGTGGCGGCGGGCCACGCGGCGGAGGTGACGCCGTGCGTGTCGGTGGTGGGTGGTGGGGGCGCCCCGGGGGTGGAGTTGCCGTCGTGGGCGGTGGCGTTGCCGCAGCGGTACGCGCAGCCGTTGCGGCTGGGTGAGCCGGCGGTGCTGGGTCGGGTGGCCCGGGGGCGGGTGTTGCTGGATCTGCGGTGTGTGCCGGCGGAGGCGGACGGCCGGTTGCGGGAGGCGGTCCTGCGGGTGGGCGGCGCGCGGTGTGGGTGA
- a CDS encoding phosphatidylethanolamine-binding protein: MPGPRPGSNAYDKQRARLRNQVDNSGRAADGAADEVANRILQQDRGQRGVPRGERTFGPKGEREPGDPR; this comes from the coding sequence ATGCCGGGACCACGACCGGGCAGCAACGCCTACGACAAGCAACGCGCCCGCCTGCGTAACCAGGTGGACAACTCCGGACGCGCCGCCGACGGCGCCGCCGACGAGGTCGCCAACCGGATCCTGCAACAGGACCGGGGCCAGCGGGGCGTGCCCCGTGGCGAGCGGACCTTCGGCCCGAAGGGCGAGCGGGAACCCGGCGACCCGCGATGA
- the fdh gene encoding formate dehydrogenase, translated as MGLRTFIEGWPVYRQLTGADPLGRGAAAQSARSRELTARTETADRVARSVCPYCAVGCGQRVFVTGGQVTQIEGDPDSPISRGRLCPKGSASRSLVTSPLRQTTVRYRRPYGTEWEDLELDTALDMIADRILAARDETWEDVDGEGRPLNRTLGISSLGGATLDNEENYLIKKLFTAMGALQIENQARIUHSATVPGLGASFGRGGATDFQQDVANADVIVIQGSNMAEAHPVGFQWVMEAKRRGATVFHVDPRFTRTSALADVYLPIRAGTDIALLGGVVRYILDNELDFREYVLAYTNAATIVSEQFVDAEDGDGFFSGFDPETGSYVQDTWQYAGHEADSGSGGTAAERDSAAGLQHESHGAPVAGQTERDETLRHPRCVYQILRRHFARYTPEMVERVCGIPQEKFLALARAWTRNSGRERTGCLIYSVGWTQHSVGVQYIRTGAIIQLLLGNMGRPGGGILALRGHASIQGSTDIPTLFNLLPGYLPMPHHADHPTFDQWVDSIAHPGQKGFWGNARAYATSLLKAYWGDAATPENDFCYGHLPRMTGDHGTYQQVLNMIDGKVKGYFLLGQNPAVGSAHGRAQRLGMANLDWLVVRDLFMIESATFWKNGPEVATGEIVPQECRTEVFFLPAASHVEKEGTFTQTQRLLQWREKAVEPPGDCRSELWFFYHLGRRLRERLAGSDRPRDRALLDLTWDYPTHGRHAEPSAEAVLREINGYDVASGRLLSSFGEAAEDGSTAIGCWIYTGVYADGVNQAARRRSRLEQDWVAAEWGWAWPANRRTLYNRASADPAGRPWSERKKYVWWDAGAGEWTGYDVPDFERTKPPTYRPPEGAAGVAGIAGDDAFIMQGDGKGWLYAPSGVLDGPLPTHFEPAESPVRNPLYGQQANPTRKVYRHPVNSVNPSPPQAHGDVFPYVFTVSRLTEHHTAGGMSRTVRPLAELQPELFVEVSPELAELCGLAHLGWAHLVSGRAVVEARVLVTDRLTPLRVEGRIVHQVWLPYHFGSEGLVTGDSANDLFGITLDPNVLIQESKIGTCDVRPGRRPVGPALLALVAEYRRRAGMSDEPTGPLLTARPPTDPAGQDGSQDA; from the coding sequence ATGGGGCTGCGGACGTTCATCGAGGGCTGGCCGGTCTACCGGCAGCTCACCGGCGCCGACCCGCTCGGGCGGGGAGCGGCGGCCCAGTCGGCCCGCTCCCGCGAGCTGACCGCGCGCACCGAGACCGCCGACCGGGTGGCCCGCTCGGTGTGTCCGTACTGCGCGGTCGGCTGCGGCCAACGGGTGTTCGTCACCGGCGGGCAGGTCACCCAGATCGAGGGCGACCCGGACAGCCCCATCTCGCGGGGCCGGCTCTGCCCGAAGGGCTCCGCCAGCAGATCCCTGGTGACCAGCCCGCTGCGCCAGACCACGGTCCGCTACCGCCGGCCGTACGGCACCGAGTGGGAGGACCTGGAGCTCGACACCGCGCTGGACATGATCGCCGACCGGATCCTCGCCGCCCGCGACGAGACCTGGGAGGACGTCGACGGCGAGGGCCGCCCGCTGAACCGGACGCTGGGCATCTCCAGCCTCGGTGGCGCGACCCTCGACAACGAGGAGAACTACCTCATCAAGAAGCTGTTCACCGCGATGGGGGCGCTCCAGATCGAGAACCAGGCCCGGATTTGACACTCCGCCACCGTCCCCGGTCTGGGGGCCAGCTTCGGTCGCGGCGGCGCGACGGACTTCCAACAGGACGTCGCCAACGCTGACGTCATCGTCATCCAGGGCTCCAACATGGCCGAGGCCCACCCGGTGGGTTTCCAGTGGGTGATGGAGGCGAAACGGCGCGGCGCCACGGTCTTCCACGTCGACCCGCGGTTCACCCGCACCAGCGCGCTGGCCGACGTGTACCTGCCGATCCGGGCCGGCACCGACATCGCGTTGCTGGGCGGGGTGGTCCGGTACATCCTGGACAACGAGCTGGACTTCCGGGAGTACGTGCTGGCCTACACCAACGCCGCGACGATCGTCAGCGAGCAGTTCGTCGACGCCGAGGACGGCGACGGGTTCTTCTCCGGGTTCGACCCGGAGACCGGCAGCTACGTGCAGGACACCTGGCAGTACGCCGGGCACGAGGCGGACTCCGGCAGCGGGGGCACCGCCGCCGAGCGGGACAGCGCCGCCGGGTTGCAGCACGAGTCGCACGGCGCCCCGGTCGCCGGGCAGACCGAGCGGGACGAGACGTTGCGGCATCCGCGCTGCGTCTACCAGATCCTGCGGCGGCACTTCGCCCGCTACACCCCGGAGATGGTCGAGCGGGTCTGCGGCATCCCGCAGGAGAAGTTCCTGGCCCTGGCGCGGGCGTGGACGCGCAACTCGGGCCGGGAACGGACCGGCTGCCTGATCTACTCGGTGGGGTGGACGCAGCACAGCGTCGGCGTGCAGTACATCCGGACCGGGGCGATCATCCAGTTGCTGCTGGGCAACATGGGCCGCCCGGGCGGCGGGATCCTGGCCCTGCGGGGACACGCCAGCATCCAGGGCTCGACGGACATCCCGACCCTGTTCAACCTGCTGCCGGGCTACCTGCCGATGCCGCACCACGCCGACCACCCGACGTTCGACCAGTGGGTGGACAGCATCGCGCATCCGGGGCAGAAGGGGTTCTGGGGCAACGCCCGCGCGTACGCGACGAGCCTGCTCAAGGCGTACTGGGGGGACGCGGCCACCCCGGAGAACGACTTCTGCTACGGGCACCTGCCCCGGATGACCGGGGACCACGGGACGTACCAGCAGGTGTTGAACATGATCGACGGCAAGGTGAAGGGTTACTTCCTGCTGGGGCAGAACCCGGCGGTCGGGTCGGCGCACGGCCGGGCGCAGCGGCTGGGCATGGCGAACCTGGACTGGCTGGTGGTCCGCGACCTGTTCATGATCGAGAGCGCGACGTTCTGGAAGAACGGCCCGGAGGTCGCCACCGGGGAGATCGTCCCGCAGGAGTGCCGCACGGAGGTGTTCTTCCTGCCGGCGGCGTCCCACGTGGAGAAGGAAGGCACGTTCACCCAGACGCAGCGGTTGCTGCAGTGGCGGGAGAAGGCCGTCGAGCCGCCGGGCGACTGCCGCTCGGAGCTGTGGTTCTTCTACCACCTGGGACGCCGGCTCCGGGAGAGGCTGGCCGGCTCCGACCGGCCACGGGACCGCGCGCTGCTGGACCTGACCTGGGACTACCCGACACACGGCCGGCACGCGGAGCCGAGCGCCGAGGCGGTGCTGCGCGAGATCAACGGCTACGACGTGGCGTCCGGACGGCTGCTGTCGTCGTTCGGCGAGGCGGCCGAGGACGGCTCGACGGCGATCGGATGCTGGATCTACACCGGCGTGTACGCCGACGGCGTGAACCAGGCGGCGCGGCGTCGGTCGCGGCTGGAGCAGGACTGGGTGGCGGCCGAGTGGGGCTGGGCGTGGCCGGCGAACCGGCGCACGCTGTACAACCGGGCGTCGGCGGATCCGGCCGGTCGGCCGTGGAGCGAGCGGAAGAAGTACGTGTGGTGGGACGCCGGGGCCGGCGAGTGGACCGGCTACGACGTGCCGGACTTCGAGCGGACCAAGCCGCCGACGTACCGGCCGCCGGAGGGCGCGGCTGGGGTGGCGGGCATCGCCGGCGACGACGCGTTCATCATGCAGGGCGACGGCAAGGGCTGGCTGTACGCGCCGAGCGGGGTGCTCGACGGGCCGTTGCCGACGCATTTCGAGCCGGCGGAGTCGCCGGTGCGCAACCCGCTCTACGGGCAGCAGGCGAATCCGACACGTAAGGTGTACCGGCATCCGGTGAACTCGGTGAACCCGTCGCCGCCGCAGGCGCACGGCGACGTGTTCCCGTACGTGTTCACGGTGTCCCGGTTGACCGAGCACCACACGGCCGGCGGGATGTCGCGGACCGTGCGGCCGCTGGCGGAGCTGCAACCGGAGCTGTTCGTGGAGGTGTCGCCGGAGTTGGCCGAGCTGTGCGGGCTGGCGCATCTGGGCTGGGCGCACCTGGTGTCGGGGCGCGCGGTCGTCGAGGCGCGGGTGCTGGTGACCGACCGGTTGACGCCGCTGCGGGTGGAGGGCCGGATCGTGCACCAGGTGTGGCTGCCGTACCACTTCGGGTCGGAGGGGCTGGTGACCGGCGACTCGGCCAACGACCTGTTCGGGATCACCCTCGACCCGAACGTGCTGATCCAGGAGAGCAAGATCGGCACCTGTGACGTGCGCCCGGGGCGGCGGCCGGTGGGCCCGGCGTTGCTGGCGTTGGTGGCGGAGTACCGGCGGCGGGCGGGGATGTCCGACGAGCCGACGGGGCCGCTGCTGACCGCGCGGCCCCCGACCGACCCGGCAGGACAGGACGGGAGCCAGGATGCCTGA
- a CDS encoding amidophosphoribosyltransferase, producing MAVLTGLAVLYFGGAGRDPAEGGRVSNGVIVLAVLAALLVWQVTKPGDTSAK from the coding sequence GTGGCCGTGCTCACCGGTCTGGCGGTGCTCTACTTCGGCGGCGCCGGCCGGGACCCGGCCGAGGGTGGCCGGGTGTCCAACGGGGTGATCGTCCTGGCGGTGCTCGCCGCGCTGCTGGTGTGGCAGGTCACCAAACCGGGCGACACCTCGGCCAAGTAG
- the nrfD gene encoding NrfD/PsrC family molybdoenzyme membrane anchor subunit, whose product MSGDDGTDGRGRQPRRRRGGGGEPLAVPPAEFTSYYGRPVLKPPVWRWDIAAYLFTGGLAAGSSLVAAGGQVTGRPALRRAGRLTSLAAVGASTYFLINDLGRPARFHHMLRVAKVTSPMSVGTWILSVFGPAAAVAAVAEAAPLLPGRGVWGLGRRALPPAGGAAGLVAAVAAPALATYTGVLLADTAVPSWHEAYRELPVLFAGSALASGAGVGLLAASPGEAGPVRRLAVAGAAMELWAARRVEHGLGLVSEPYATGRPGRLLRAARVLTAVGAVGAVGGRRSRVVSAVSGAALVAAAVCARFGIFHGGVASARDPRYTVVPQRERLDRRAAGGGG is encoded by the coding sequence GTGAGCGGGGACGACGGCACCGACGGCCGGGGGCGGCAGCCGCGTCGGCGTCGCGGTGGTGGCGGGGAGCCGTTGGCGGTGCCGCCGGCGGAGTTCACGTCGTACTACGGGCGGCCGGTGCTGAAGCCGCCGGTGTGGCGGTGGGACATCGCCGCGTACCTGTTCACGGGCGGGTTGGCGGCCGGGTCGTCGCTGGTGGCGGCGGGTGGGCAGGTGACGGGCCGGCCGGCGCTGCGGCGGGCGGGCCGGTTGACGTCGTTGGCGGCGGTGGGCGCGAGCACGTACTTCCTGATCAACGATCTGGGGCGGCCGGCGCGGTTCCATCACATGCTGCGGGTGGCGAAGGTGACGTCGCCGATGTCGGTGGGCACCTGGATCCTCAGCGTGTTCGGTCCGGCGGCGGCGGTCGCGGCGGTCGCCGAGGCGGCGCCGTTGCTGCCGGGGCGGGGCGTGTGGGGTCTGGGACGCCGGGCGCTGCCGCCGGCGGGAGGCGCGGCGGGTCTGGTGGCCGCCGTGGCCGCGCCGGCGTTGGCCACGTACACCGGGGTGCTGCTGGCCGACACGGCGGTGCCGTCGTGGCACGAGGCGTACCGGGAGTTGCCGGTGCTGTTCGCCGGTAGCGCGTTGGCCTCGGGCGCGGGCGTGGGGTTGCTGGCGGCGTCGCCGGGGGAGGCGGGGCCGGTACGGCGGTTGGCGGTGGCGGGCGCGGCGATGGAGTTGTGGGCCGCGCGTCGGGTGGAGCACGGTCTGGGCCTGGTCAGCGAGCCGTACGCGACGGGTCGGCCGGGCCGGCTGCTGCGGGCGGCCCGGGTGTTGACGGCGGTGGGCGCGGTGGGCGCGGTGGGCGGGCGGCGCAGTCGGGTGGTGTCGGCGGTGTCGGGGGCCGCGTTGGTGGCGGCGGCGGTGTGCGCCCGGTTCGGGATCTTCCACGGCGGGGTGGCTTCGGCGCGGGATCCGCGCTACACGGTGGTGCCGCAGCGGGAGCGGCTGGATCGACGCGCGGCGGGCGGTGGCGGCTAG
- the selB gene encoding selenocysteine-specific translation elongation factor, with product MWVIATAGHVDHGKSTLVRALTGMEPDRWAEERRRGMTIDLGFAWTRLPSGGTVAFVDVPGHERFVPNMLAGVGPAPAALVVVAADEGWMPQSAEHLAALDALGVSFGLVAVTRADLADPGPVSARARAELAASSLGEVEVVAVSAVTGAGLARLRAALDRLAARLPPPALAGPVRLWVDRSFSVRGSGTVVTGTLGAGRLRVGDRLAVAGVDASVRVRALQSLGVARDQVDAVARVAVNLRGVARERVGRGAVLVSPDAFGLTDLVDVRVAGTPAGELPATVMLHVGSAAVPARVRPLGADTVRLRLARALPLLVGDRAVLRDPGRRLVVGGVTVLDVTPPGLARRGAAAARAVVLAGLDGRADAVGEVRRRRLVRAAELARMGVPVTLTPVAGDWLADPEHWAGLAARLTAEVARYAGEHPLEVGAPVEVLRQRLGLPDRALVEALVGPPLWLRGGRVGASSAVGLPEPVARAVQRVRAHLRGRPFRAPEADQLARWGLGAREVAAAARAGQLLRLAENVVLLPDAPQEAARVLAGLPQPFTVAAARGALDTSRRVAVPLLELLDRRGLTRRLPGDVRTVVT from the coding sequence GTGTGGGTGATCGCCACGGCGGGGCACGTGGACCACGGCAAGTCGACGTTGGTGCGGGCGCTGACCGGGATGGAGCCGGACCGGTGGGCGGAGGAACGTCGTCGGGGCATGACCATCGATCTGGGGTTCGCCTGGACGCGGTTGCCGTCGGGGGGCACGGTGGCGTTCGTGGACGTGCCGGGTCACGAGCGGTTCGTGCCGAACATGCTGGCCGGGGTGGGGCCGGCGCCGGCGGCGTTGGTGGTGGTGGCGGCCGACGAGGGGTGGATGCCGCAGTCGGCGGAGCACCTGGCGGCGTTGGACGCGTTGGGCGTGTCGTTCGGGTTGGTGGCGGTGACGCGGGCGGATCTGGCTGATCCGGGTCCGGTGTCGGCGCGGGCCCGGGCGGAGCTCGCCGCGTCGTCGTTGGGCGAGGTGGAGGTGGTGGCGGTCAGCGCGGTCACCGGGGCCGGGCTGGCGCGGTTGCGGGCGGCGTTGGACCGGTTGGCGGCGCGGTTACCGCCGCCGGCGTTGGCGGGGCCGGTGCGGTTGTGGGTGGACCGGTCGTTCTCGGTGCGGGGCAGCGGCACGGTGGTGACGGGCACGTTGGGGGCGGGCCGGTTGCGGGTCGGTGACCGGCTGGCGGTGGCCGGCGTGGACGCCTCGGTGCGGGTGCGGGCGTTGCAGTCCCTGGGGGTGGCGCGGGATCAGGTGGACGCGGTGGCCCGGGTGGCGGTGAATCTGCGGGGGGTGGCGCGGGAGCGGGTGGGCCGGGGCGCCGTGCTGGTGTCGCCCGACGCGTTCGGCCTGACGGATCTGGTGGACGTGCGGGTGGCCGGCACGCCGGCCGGTGAGCTGCCGGCGACGGTGATGCTGCACGTGGGGTCGGCGGCGGTGCCGGCGCGGGTGCGGCCGTTGGGGGCGGACACCGTGCGGCTGCGGTTGGCCCGCGCGTTGCCGCTGTTGGTGGGGGATCGCGCGGTGCTGCGGGATCCGGGCCGGCGGCTGGTGGTGGGTGGGGTGACGGTGTTGGACGTGACGCCGCCGGGGTTGGCGCGGCGGGGCGCGGCGGCGGCGCGGGCGGTGGTGCTGGCCGGGTTGGACGGTCGGGCGGACGCGGTGGGCGAGGTACGTCGGCGCAGGCTGGTGCGGGCGGCGGAGCTGGCCCGGATGGGGGTGCCGGTGACGCTGACGCCGGTGGCGGGGGACTGGTTGGCCGACCCGGAGCACTGGGCGGGTCTGGCGGCGCGGTTGACGGCGGAGGTGGCCCGGTACGCGGGCGAGCATCCGTTGGAGGTGGGCGCGCCGGTGGAGGTGCTGCGGCAGCGGCTGGGGCTGCCGGACCGGGCGCTGGTGGAGGCGTTGGTGGGTCCGCCGTTGTGGTTGCGGGGTGGCCGGGTGGGCGCGTCGTCGGCGGTGGGGCTGCCGGAGCCGGTGGCGCGGGCGGTGCAGCGGGTGCGGGCCCACCTGCGGGGGCGGCCGTTCCGGGCCCCGGAGGCGGATCAGCTGGCGCGGTGGGGGTTGGGGGCGCGGGAGGTCGCCGCGGCGGCGCGGGCGGGGCAGTTGCTGCGCCTGGCGGAGAACGTGGTGTTGTTGCCGGACGCCCCGCAGGAGGCGGCGCGGGTGTTGGCGGGGCTGCCGCAGCCGTTCACGGTGGCGGCGGCGCGGGGGGCGTTGGACACGTCACGGCGGGTGGCGGTGCCGTTGCTGGAGCTGTTGGACCGGCGGGGGCTCACCCGGCGGCTGCCGGGTGACGTCCGGACGGTGGTGACGTGA
- a CDS encoding universal stress protein, with amino-acid sequence MNTADSAAVVVGVDGSPAALRAVRLAAAEAGRRRRPLRIVHAFIWPLLRVSGEPAPGGPRAGGLRQQARHLVDEAVAEAERVDADLRITGEIIDGAASAVLLGESPTAALVVIGDRGLGGFTALLVGSVAVQVAAHADCPVLVARGVDRPGAPVLVGVDGSPLSRYAVEVAAEQAAARGVGLVALHAYRHPASTGPGDMQPLVHDDTALRGDEERLLAESVAGLADRYPQVPVTRQVARDRPGPALAGASRQAQLLVVGARGHGELTGLLLGSVSQSMLHHAACPVAVVRPPH; translated from the coding sequence GTGAACACGGCGGACTCGGCGGCGGTGGTCGTCGGTGTGGACGGTTCACCGGCCGCGCTGCGCGCCGTGCGGCTGGCCGCCGCCGAAGCCGGCCGCCGTCGACGGCCGTTGCGGATCGTGCACGCCTTCATCTGGCCGCTGCTGCGGGTCAGCGGGGAGCCGGCGCCCGGCGGGCCGCGCGCCGGCGGGCTGCGCCAGCAGGCCCGCCACCTCGTCGACGAGGCAGTCGCCGAAGCCGAGCGGGTCGACGCGGACCTGCGGATCACCGGCGAGATCATCGACGGCGCGGCCTCCGCCGTGCTGCTCGGCGAGTCACCGACCGCCGCCCTGGTCGTCATCGGCGACCGGGGGCTCGGCGGGTTCACCGCGCTGCTGGTCGGCTCCGTCGCCGTGCAGGTCGCCGCGCACGCCGACTGCCCGGTGCTGGTGGCCCGCGGCGTCGACCGCCCCGGCGCGCCGGTGCTCGTCGGCGTGGACGGCTCCCCGCTGTCCCGGTACGCCGTCGAGGTGGCCGCCGAGCAGGCCGCCGCGCGCGGCGTCGGCCTGGTCGCGCTGCACGCCTACCGGCATCCCGCCTCCACCGGCCCCGGCGACATGCAACCCCTCGTGCACGACGACACGGCGTTGCGCGGCGACGAGGAGCGGCTCCTGGCCGAGTCCGTCGCCGGGCTCGCCGACCGCTACCCGCAGGTGCCGGTGACCCGGCAGGTGGCGCGCGACCGGCCCGGCCCGGCCCTGGCCGGGGCGTCCCGGCAGGCCCAACTGCTGGTCGTGGGCGCTCGCGGGCACGGCGAGCTCACCGGCCTGCTGCTCGGCTCGGTCAGCCAGTCCATGCTGCACCACGCCGCCTGCCCGGTGGCCGTGGTCCGTCCCCCGCACTGA
- a CDS encoding nucleotidyl transferase AbiEii/AbiGii toxin family protein, which translates to MSTTHLGGFYREVARVALSAAGPHRFVLGGGVAWAAHGLVHRPTEDVDLFADVEGAAAAAATEVRTALELAGFAVTDADPDSDLADLFAGFDQDLKDFVVTRGGRQLRLTLARLDRRRSPVVMDLGPVMDVRDLVASKTAALVNRREVRDYVDVAAALEHYSVDELLELARQLDPALDPADVRAAGHYLDRLPGRRFARYGLDADQVRRLRERLAGWPR; encoded by the coding sequence GTGAGCACCACCCACCTGGGCGGGTTCTACCGTGAGGTCGCCCGGGTCGCCCTGTCCGCGGCCGGCCCGCACCGGTTCGTGCTCGGCGGCGGGGTCGCCTGGGCCGCGCACGGCCTGGTGCACCGACCCACCGAGGACGTCGACCTGTTCGCCGACGTGGAGGGCGCCGCGGCGGCAGCCGCCACCGAGGTGCGTACGGCGCTGGAGCTCGCCGGGTTCGCGGTGACCGACGCCGACCCGGACAGCGACCTGGCCGACCTGTTCGCCGGCTTCGACCAGGACCTGAAGGACTTCGTGGTGACCCGCGGCGGGCGGCAGCTCCGGCTGACCCTGGCCCGGCTGGACCGACGCCGCAGCCCGGTGGTGATGGACCTCGGGCCGGTGATGGACGTCCGCGACCTGGTGGCCAGCAAGACCGCCGCGCTGGTCAACCGGCGGGAGGTGCGCGACTACGTCGACGTGGCCGCCGCCCTGGAGCACTACTCGGTCGACGAGCTGCTGGAGCTGGCCCGGCAGCTCGACCCGGCGCTGGACCCGGCGGACGTCCGCGCCGCCGGCCACTACCTGGACCGGCTGCCCGGGCGGCGGTTCGCCCGCTACGGCCTGGACGCCGACCAGGTGCGCCGGCTGCGGGAACGTCTCGCCGGTTGGCCGCGCTGA